One genomic segment of Photobacterium sp. DA100 includes these proteins:
- a CDS encoding Wzy polymerase domain-containing protein, with translation MTVLYVKGTNLAEKGISKPMIKPFLVSLGILFLLAMHYFQHNPGGSGLELSFNAMSWIPFSFAIAFGLLEICRQRIWRYSRLTIVLTICCVLLTLPMFYPNADIGQSLPRLLGLWAGLLFFVGLQQFSFNHKQRQRMLWFVLAAVWLQAILGWVQFMLLEPGNPLGYDTLANRPYGIFQQPNVMASFLATGLVLSGYLLARIPMYRGKWSWQQCFLLLTPVITLPLLVVLSSRTGWLGATVGTLLLLPYLRRFAAKAQWRMWLLMIALGLSLSWHINSTTGWSPQENRLSLVSARAMHIPQAVNMFLNQPLTGYGYGTFEVSYITQTAKWHHDNPDNPAGMAALTHPHNELALWAAEGGIIPLLALLAAAAAVFLKIKKAREGTQLALIGLFFPLVLHSQLEYPFYHSLVHWVIFILLIYWVDNLTAKYYKQNMRYILSIRALVLTLPLITTGFMATTLYSGAQLTQYETSRPANVDYLLRVNNPWAWQNRFEWDLHLTQLQLGVASDNPALIQEYINWAQQKAKRWPRPELYQNLVTAYYQLGQRNRAEQILDEAQYLYPGRTFSSPGAESPQSDKPEMP, from the coding sequence ATGACAGTGTTATATGTAAAAGGCACCAACCTTGCCGAGAAAGGGATCAGCAAGCCGATGATAAAGCCCTTCTTGGTGTCACTCGGGATCCTGTTCCTGTTGGCGATGCATTACTTTCAGCATAATCCCGGCGGCTCCGGACTGGAGCTCTCGTTCAATGCCATGAGCTGGATCCCGTTCAGCTTCGCTATTGCCTTCGGCCTGCTGGAAATCTGCCGCCAACGGATATGGCGCTATTCGCGGCTGACCATTGTCCTGACGATATGCTGCGTCCTGCTCACCCTGCCCATGTTCTACCCCAACGCGGACATCGGCCAGAGCTTGCCACGGCTGCTGGGCCTGTGGGCTGGTTTGCTGTTTTTTGTCGGCTTGCAGCAATTCTCCTTCAACCACAAGCAGCGCCAGCGCATGCTGTGGTTTGTCCTTGCCGCGGTATGGCTTCAAGCCATCCTCGGCTGGGTGCAGTTCATGCTGCTGGAGCCGGGTAACCCGCTGGGCTACGACACGTTGGCCAACCGGCCTTACGGGATTTTCCAGCAGCCCAATGTCATGGCTAGCTTTTTGGCGACCGGCTTAGTGCTGTCCGGCTACCTTCTTGCCCGTATTCCCATGTACCGGGGCAAGTGGAGCTGGCAGCAATGTTTCTTGCTACTGACCCCTGTTATTACCCTGCCATTACTGGTGGTGCTAAGCTCCCGCACCGGCTGGCTCGGTGCCACCGTCGGTACCCTGCTGCTGCTCCCGTACCTGCGCCGCTTTGCCGCCAAAGCCCAGTGGCGGATGTGGCTGCTGATGATTGCGCTCGGGCTTAGCCTGTCATGGCATATCAATAGCACCACGGGGTGGTCGCCTCAGGAGAACCGCCTGAGCTTGGTCAGTGCCCGCGCCATGCATATCCCGCAAGCGGTTAATATGTTCCTCAACCAGCCCTTGACCGGCTACGGCTACGGCACCTTTGAGGTGAGCTACATTACCCAGACTGCAAAATGGCACCATGACAACCCGGACAACCCGGCAGGCATGGCTGCCCTCACCCACCCGCATAATGAGCTGGCACTCTGGGCTGCAGAAGGTGGTATCATTCCACTCCTTGCCCTGTTGGCAGCAGCGGCCGCAGTGTTCCTCAAAATCAAGAAAGCCCGGGAAGGGACACAGCTGGCTCTGATCGGACTGTTTTTCCCGCTGGTCTTGCATAGCCAGCTGGAGTACCCGTTCTACCACTCTCTGGTCCACTGGGTGATCTTCATCTTGTTGATTTACTGGGTCGACAACCTGACGGCCAAGTACTACAAGCAAAACATGCGCTACATCCTGTCGATCCGGGCACTGGTACTGACGCTGCCACTCATCACCACCGGTTTTATGGCGACAACCCTCTACTCCGGCGCCCAGCTGACCCAGTACGAAACCAGCCGCCCCGCCAATGTTGACTATCTGCTGCGGGTCAATAACCCATGGGCGTGGCAGAACCGGTTTGAGTGGGATTTGCATCTTACCCAATTGCAGCTTGGGGTCGCCAGCGACAACCCCGCCCTGATCCAGGAGTACATCAACTGGGCCCAGCAAAAGGCCAAGCGATGGCCACGTCCTGAGCTGTACCAAAACCTGGTCACGGCTTATTACCAGCTGGGGCAACGCAACCGGGCGGAGCAAATCCTGGATGAGGCCCAGTACCTCTATCCTGGCCGTACCTTTTCATCTCCTGGCGCTGAGTCTCCACAGTCGGACAAGCCGGAAATGCCCTGA
- the uvrA gene encoding excinuclease ABC subunit UvrA gives MDNIEVRGARTHNLKNISLTLPRDQLIVITGLSGSGKSSLAFDTLYAEGQRRYVESLSAYARQFLSLMEKPDVDHIEGLSPAISIEQKSTSHNPRSTVGTITEVYDYLRLLYARVGEPRCPTHHVELAAQTVSQMVDKVLELPEGSKMMLLAPIVKERKGEHVKTLANLAAQGYIRARIDGEVCDLSDPPTLELHKKHTIEVVVDRFKVRDDLQQRLAESFETALELSGGTVVVSPMTDGEHEEIVFSANFACPHCGYSMQELEPRLFSFNNPAGACGTCDGLGVQQFFDPERVVQNGELSLAGGAIRGWDKRNFYYFQMLKSLAEHYDFDVEAPFDSLPKKVQNVILNGSGSTNIEFKYINDRGDITVRRHPFEGILNNMERRYRETESNSVREDLIKFVSTKPCSSCNGSRLRLEARNVFIADTTLPTVSEMSISEAMDFFQQLALTGQKAKIAEKVLKEINDRLSFLVNVGLNYLNLSRSAETLSGGEAQRIRLASQIGAGLVGVMYVLDEPSIGLHQRDNERLLKTLTHLRDLGNTVIVVEHDEDAIRTADHVIDIGPGAGVHGGNVIAEGKLADIVANDNSLTGQYLSGKKCIAVPEQRVAMDPERTVKLLGATGNNLKNVDVEIPVGLLTCITGVSGSGKSTLINDTFFQIAHHQLNGATSGQAAPYREIQDLEHFDKVIDIDQSPIGRTPRSNPATYTGIFTPIRELFAGTQESRSRGYKPGRFSFNVKGGRCEACQGDGVIKVEMHFLPDVYVPCDACKGKRYNRETLEVRYKGKTIDEVLELTVEDAREFFDAVPAIARKLQTLIDVGLSYIRLGQAATTLSGGEAQRVKLARELSKRDTGKTLYILDEPTTGLHFHDIQQLLNVLHRLRDHGNTIVVIEHNLDVIKTADWIIDLGPEGGSGGGEIIATGTPEQVAQIAGSHTARFLKPLLPE, from the coding sequence ATGGATAACATTGAAGTCAGGGGTGCCCGTACCCATAACCTCAAGAACATTTCCCTCACGCTGCCTCGGGATCAGCTGATTGTTATCACCGGCCTGTCGGGATCGGGAAAGTCATCCCTGGCTTTCGATACCCTATACGCCGAGGGACAGCGCCGTTATGTCGAGTCACTGTCGGCCTATGCCCGCCAGTTCCTGTCACTGATGGAAAAACCGGATGTTGACCATATCGAGGGGCTATCTCCCGCAATTTCCATCGAGCAGAAATCCACCTCGCACAACCCGCGCTCGACCGTAGGCACCATTACCGAGGTCTACGACTACCTTCGCTTGCTCTACGCCCGTGTCGGTGAGCCGCGCTGTCCGACCCACCATGTTGAGCTGGCTGCGCAAACCGTCAGCCAGATGGTCGACAAAGTACTCGAGCTGCCGGAAGGCAGCAAGATGATGCTGCTGGCACCGATTGTCAAAGAGCGCAAGGGGGAGCACGTCAAGACCCTGGCCAACCTCGCTGCGCAAGGCTATATCCGCGCCCGTATCGATGGCGAAGTGTGTGATCTGTCCGATCCACCGACGCTCGAGCTGCACAAGAAGCACACCATCGAAGTGGTGGTCGATCGCTTCAAGGTCCGCGATGATCTACAGCAGCGCCTGGCGGAATCCTTCGAAACGGCCCTCGAGCTTTCCGGCGGTACCGTGGTTGTCAGCCCGATGACCGACGGTGAGCATGAGGAGATCGTCTTCTCGGCTAACTTTGCCTGCCCGCACTGTGGCTACAGCATGCAGGAGCTCGAGCCTCGCCTGTTCTCCTTCAACAACCCGGCCGGTGCCTGTGGCACCTGTGACGGCTTGGGGGTACAGCAGTTCTTCGATCCGGAGCGGGTGGTACAAAACGGTGAGCTGAGCCTGGCCGGCGGCGCGATCCGCGGCTGGGACAAGCGCAACTTCTACTATTTCCAGATGCTCAAGTCGCTGGCCGAGCATTATGATTTTGATGTCGAGGCCCCGTTCGACAGCCTGCCGAAGAAGGTCCAGAACGTGATCCTCAATGGTTCGGGCAGCACCAATATCGAGTTCAAATACATCAACGACCGGGGGGATATCACGGTCCGCCGCCATCCGTTCGAGGGGATCCTCAACAACATGGAGCGCCGCTACCGCGAAACCGAATCCAACTCGGTACGCGAAGATTTGATCAAGTTCGTCTCGACCAAACCGTGCAGCAGCTGTAACGGCTCCCGCCTGCGCCTCGAGGCCCGCAATGTCTTTATCGCCGATACCACCTTGCCAACCGTGAGCGAGATGAGTATCAGCGAGGCAATGGACTTCTTCCAACAGCTGGCGCTGACCGGACAGAAAGCCAAGATTGCCGAGAAGGTCCTCAAGGAAATCAATGACAGGTTGAGCTTCCTGGTCAATGTCGGCCTCAACTACCTCAACCTGTCGCGCAGTGCCGAAACCCTGTCGGGCGGTGAAGCCCAGCGGATCCGCCTGGCCAGCCAGATCGGTGCCGGCCTGGTGGGCGTGATGTATGTGCTGGACGAGCCGTCAATCGGCCTCCACCAGCGCGATAACGAACGCCTGCTCAAGACCCTGACCCACCTGCGCGATCTCGGCAACACCGTGATTGTGGTCGAGCACGACGAGGACGCCATCCGCACCGCTGACCATGTGATTGATATCGGCCCGGGAGCCGGTGTCCACGGCGGCAATGTGATTGCCGAGGGCAAGCTGGCCGATATCGTTGCCAACGACAACTCGCTGACCGGCCAATACCTCAGCGGCAAGAAATGCATTGCGGTACCGGAGCAGCGGGTGGCCATGGATCCGGAGCGAACCGTCAAGCTGCTGGGCGCGACCGGCAACAACCTGAAAAATGTCGATGTCGAGATCCCTGTCGGCCTGCTGACCTGTATTACCGGGGTATCGGGCTCGGGCAAGTCGACCTTGATCAACGACACCTTCTTCCAGATCGCCCACCACCAGCTCAACGGGGCGACATCGGGCCAGGCTGCGCCATACCGTGAAATTCAGGATCTCGAGCACTTCGACAAGGTCATTGATATCGACCAGAGCCCGATTGGCCGTACGCCACGCTCTAACCCGGCGACCTATACCGGGATCTTCACCCCTATCCGTGAATTGTTTGCCGGCACCCAAGAGTCGCGTTCACGCGGTTACAAACCGGGCCGCTTCAGTTTCAACGTCAAGGGTGGCCGCTGTGAGGCGTGCCAGGGCGATGGGGTTATCAAGGTAGAGATGCACTTCCTGCCGGATGTCTATGTGCCGTGTGATGCCTGTAAGGGCAAGCGCTACAACCGCGAAACACTGGAAGTCCGCTACAAGGGCAAAACCATCGACGAGGTGCTGGAGCTGACGGTCGAAGATGCCCGCGAATTTTTCGATGCGGTACCGGCTATAGCGAGAAAGTTGCAGACCCTGATTGATGTCGGCCTGTCGTACATCCGCCTGGGCCAGGCGGCGACTACGCTGTCGGGCGGTGAAGCCCAGCGGGTCAAACTAGCCCGAGAACTGTCCAAGCGCGACACCGGCAAGACCCTGTATATTCTGGATGAGCCGACCACTGGCCTGCATTTCCACGATATCCAGCAGTTGCTCAATGTCCTGCACCGCCTGCGTGACCACGGCAATACCATTGTGGTGATCGAGCATAACCTCGATGTGATCAAAACCGCTGACTGGATCATCGACCTCGGTCCCGAGGGCGGTAGCGGTGGCGGTGAAATCATTGCAACCGGTACCCCAGAGCAAGTGGCGCAGATCGCAGGTTCGCACACAGCACGCTTCCTCAAGCCTTTGCTGCCAGAGTGA
- a CDS encoding single-stranded DNA-binding protein: MASRGVNKVILVGNLGNDPEIRYMPSGGAVANITIATSESWRDKNTGEQREKTEWHRVALFGKLAEVAGEYLRKGSQVYIEGQLQTRKWQDQNGQDRFTTEVVVQGFNGVMQMLGGRQGGGQGMGAPMGGGQQQGGWGQPQQPAAAPQQNFAPQQQQQAPQQQAAPQPQYNEPPMDFDDDIPF, encoded by the coding sequence ATGGCCAGTCGTGGCGTAAACAAAGTTATCCTCGTGGGTAACTTGGGTAATGATCCGGAAATCCGTTACATGCCAAGTGGTGGTGCAGTAGCAAATATTACCATTGCCACCTCTGAAAGCTGGCGTGACAAGAACACTGGCGAGCAGCGCGAGAAGACGGAATGGCACCGTGTGGCGCTATTCGGCAAGCTAGCTGAAGTAGCTGGTGAGTACCTGCGTAAGGGCTCTCAGGTATACATCGAAGGCCAACTGCAGACGCGTAAGTGGCAAGACCAAAACGGTCAGGACCGCTTCACGACAGAAGTTGTGGTTCAGGGCTTCAACGGTGTAATGCAGATGCTTGGCGGCCGTCAGGGCGGTGGCCAGGGTATGGGCGCACCAATGGGTGGCGGCCAGCAGCAGGGTGGTTGGGGCCAGCCTCAGCAGCCAGCAGCGGCGCCTCAGCAGAATTTTGCCCCGCAGCAACAGCAACAGGCTCCACAGCAGCAGGCTGCTCCTCAGCCTCAGTACAACGAGCCGCCAATGGATTTCGACGACGATATTCCGTTCTAA
- a CDS encoding LysR family transcriptional regulator yields MDWITCTKSFVTVVDQGSLAQAATKLNTSSSALSKRLAWLEKQLGVQLLKRTTRSLTMTDAGRLFYQRSARLLDDWHQMLAETTSTYGEVSGVLRIGAPLAVGSRLLVNYLAEFIEVYPNIQVELHTITPGQLPDLNLDVFISKELTDFNSSSYIATKLFNFRHGFYAAPSYLEGKPLIDSPDQLAQHNCLMFGTHGHEQEHLFENEVRVRLKGNFTTQNPEALVAAAVAGMGIILAGENTVKRELSKGLLVPVLPELRQPVSSAYAYYPKLDYNHVKTKLFIDFIKAKSNPAHS; encoded by the coding sequence ATGGATTGGATCACCTGCACCAAAAGCTTTGTTACCGTTGTCGATCAGGGCTCACTGGCCCAGGCTGCCACCAAGCTCAATACTTCCAGCTCGGCCCTGTCCAAACGTTTGGCCTGGCTGGAAAAACAGCTGGGCGTGCAGTTGCTCAAACGTACCACCCGCAGCCTGACCATGACCGATGCCGGCCGACTCTTTTACCAGCGCAGCGCACGCCTGCTGGATGACTGGCACCAGATGCTGGCAGAGACCACCTCGACCTATGGCGAAGTCAGCGGGGTATTGCGGATCGGTGCGCCGCTGGCGGTTGGCAGCCGCCTGCTGGTCAACTACCTGGCAGAGTTCATCGAGGTGTATCCCAACATCCAGGTCGAGCTGCATACCATTACCCCTGGCCAGCTCCCGGATCTCAACCTGGACGTCTTTATCAGCAAGGAGCTCACCGATTTCAATTCATCGAGCTATATCGCCACCAAGCTGTTCAACTTCCGCCATGGCTTCTATGCCGCCCCGTCTTACCTGGAAGGAAAACCGCTGATCGACAGTCCTGATCAACTGGCACAGCATAACTGCCTGATGTTCGGCACTCATGGCCACGAGCAAGAGCATTTGTTTGAAAATGAGGTCAGGGTGCGCCTCAAGGGCAACTTCACAACCCAGAACCCGGAGGCGCTGGTCGCCGCCGCCGTGGCCGGGATGGGGATCATTCTGGCGGGAGAGAACACCGTCAAGCGCGAACTCAGCAAGGGCTTGCTGGTACCGGTATTGCCCGAGCTCAGACAACCCGTGAGTTCGGCCTACGCCTACTACCCCAAGCTCGACTACAACCATGTCAAAACCAAGCTGTTCATTGACTTTATCAAGGCCAAGTCCAACCCGGCTCACAGCTAA